ACTTTAGCACTTTATATTAAAAAGAAGCATTCTAACAAGAAAACCCAAAAAGTTAAAGCGAGAACTCAGTCTTCGTTTTGCTTATACTTTCCAGCCACTTCATTAAGGCATACCTGCACTTTAACtttaatattcttttaattttggcttagatttttttcttttctttttttccccccataaattTTATTAGATACAGCTTCATCAAAACGTCCCCTgccaggtgaaaaaaaaaatctgcctggCAACAgcagctaaaaataaatataggcCCCTATGtgccgatttttatttttgtatgttatAACATACATTCAAATTAGATAGCCTACTTTCCACAATGCACCCTTGTATCACTTTACGGGCCACTTTATTCcgcaactttttatttattttaatgaacttcAGGAGAGGAAAACCTCACTTATCCCTATTTAATAACCAAACTAAAGGAATCTCGTCGCTATTTAAAGTGCACCTCCCGCGTGTAAAGTTTACGTGTGGAacaagttttagttttttttttttttttttgcccccccccctgcAACGAAAAGGGGGGCGCGGGGAGTGGGGGACAGGTGCACTCCGCATATGGACCATCCCAAGCCCGAAAAGCATGCTCTCATCAAGTGGAACTGCATGTGGGACCCAAACCACCACCCACGCGGGGCGACCCTCGAGGGCCACACTACGTGCAGGTGCACTTTGACCTGAAAATAaactaacaagaaaaaaataaatatttcttgaTAAGAATTCCTccaaaaacattacatttaagTACAATGAAATAAAGATATACAACAATTTGTAGACGTTTTACTATGATTTTTCCAACGTTATTATAAGCACATTAAAaattttgcaactttttttcccacaatatGATTAATAAATTCAAACTGTTAAGTTGAATATAGATCTCTTAAAAAGCAAAGCATAGAAAAAAGCAGACTCAAACAACATTtctaaaatgtaattctttcaattgtaattttatcactagtaaaaaaaaagaacactaaACGAATTGCTTTATACTTCGTtactatttgttgtttttaggtATTGATATTTCTCCATTAATATGGTGTATTTAACAATTAATGCAACATATTACATATAATCATTTTAACTATATAATATGTTCTAATAATATATACGTTGATATTTAACTTTCATTCAGTATGTTTTTCTAACACTAATTCACAATTACACAAATTCACAAAATGTTGGAGGACTGCAGGTTTTTATTATGCATTTTAATTCCAGTGTATGAAACTTTTTCAAATATGTTAAATTATAGATTTTgcgatatttatttgtatttaaaactaTAACGTATTACACTATTAAAATTAATGCAGTCCAAATCAACAGATGtggtaccttaaaaaaaaaaaaaaaaaaaacataagcacAAATTAGTGTACATGGAACATcatagaagatttttttttgtaatatagcAATAACATTTAAATGTAAGTTTCCTTCTTTAATACTAATCATGAAttgagttttccttttttttgtacaattttgttCATTCTCTTCGCTGATTGGCTGGAAGTCCTCACGTGGTTCTACTGCCTTATCTTGACCATTTTGCCTTCTTTGCACTACAAAGGCTCAaaaacgcattttttttttcgccaaaccTCAGTGACGTCACGCATCTGTCTGATGTCTAAATAAGCGCGAGCGTGTTTACAATACAGCGAgagtgagagcgagagaaaaaaagaaaaagaaaaaaaaaagaatcaatccTTCTCGGCCCTTTGCAGCTTCTAATAACTTTTTAATCCGTGTGATCGCTGTTCCGTGGCGAAATCTCCTTTCAATCGGGATTGTTCTTACTTAAGTCACTTAAGTCATATGAGCACAAACAACAAACGCCTGCGCCACCCTGCGTGAGCAATTAAGGCCTGAGGCTTCATTGGATGAAGCCTCTAATTGAATGGCTCGCCCACAGCGTCACTAATGACAAGACAAAACGACCATTaacatttttagtttgtttttataggTTATAATATATCTATTAACTTAAGTTGCCCAATgtctttaattttattattgtatttatgtatttattattattagtattattattattattattttatttatcgttttatttatttattattttttattttatttgtatgagATATacacagggctggactggccctCTGGCATCctgggcagatgcccggtgggccgggcCCTCCTTTGCAGTGCAATTTAAttgattattttcctccattttaccccaagagaccagcccacaatttagagagGGCAGCTCATTAAACTAATCAACAATCAGTGGCAGAGTTACGTGGTGGTCAGAAGTTGGGGCTGGTAGGGCTCAAgtcaaaatgctatttttaatttcatttcaattgtttgaactacatttataaaaataaataaacaaatatagtaGCAACAGCATGCTAAAACTCATTTTGTCACACtacattccaacaataaaatAGGTAAATACTAGAAGTATTTGTCATCGACTTTAATTAGGTTTTTAAGGTGACCGTGAAGAAAGAAGGTAAGAAAGAACTTTCAAACAACACAAATGTGTCTTAATAAAATCATTGATAATTTGCACATATTTCTTTTTTACCCTTCTTTTacccattgtcttttttttttcttgctaatAATTGAACAATGATGACAGGTCTGACCCGGGATGTCACAACACTTCCGGTTCGGACAggcagacaaaaacaaatcataCACGAGGGTCATCCGCagagggaggggtggggggtgttgggCTCCTTCACATTGTGTGAAAGGCACAGGAAGCAGCAGGATTTGGGGGCGACCCCTGCAATGGGGATATATTACCTACCACCCTCCCCCCCATTCTAAATCTTcagcttggggggggggggtagtgtTGTGAGGGTGTATGTGTAGAGAGGGGGCAAGGGATGTGGGGGTCGCCCTGTGATCTCTGAGCTGGCACACATGACACCGTCCATTCACAAATCCATGTGCAGCACCTTTTGTAGTGtatcactactactactactacacgtACGCACACTCTTCCACACCGCCTCTTCTGAAAGTGGGTTATGGGAGCTCAAGGACACTGCACATGCGCGCAAGGTGAGTATAGTATAGCAGCGATTGGGGCTGCATGCCAATTGGCTGCAcccaaggaaaaaaacaaaacaaatatttgactGCACTTTTGGAGGCGctagcgcacgcacgcactcaaaacaaaaatcatgtcACTCCGTATTATTTTCAACAATCAATTATAAATGCTGCAGATTTAActcaagataataataatactaattcaaCCATGCATGCAAAGCAGCAGTCTTACACTCATAATGCTTCATTAAAGGCAACATGTCTTTATTATCCTTTCGTTAGGTCTCCAAGTATAGCACCATAATGATCAACATTCAAATGCAGTAACTAGTAGGCTGAAATGTTCATCAAAATGAGGCTGATGTTTTAgccctaaaaaaatatattttatcttATTGTAAGCCACTGTAACAAATGAGTTCAAACCTAACTACTGTACTGAAATATAGgaggatttttaaaaattaaaaataaataaatacataaataatatgtATTGCACTTAAGTGAGACAAATTGcacttaataaaaaaagatttcttaaagattaaatgcaaatgcatTGTTCTGACCTTAAAAGTTAAATTTAACTTCACTATAaatgaaatgcattttttaaagtactgtactaaaaaaaaaaattcaataataataataataataataataataataataaaggcttAAGCTATAAGCTTCATTATAATATTATAGCCTAGTAGGATATTGTCCATGTCATGTTTTaggaaaacaattaaaaaacaaacaaactaattcaACAAATAAAGTCCAGTTAACCTCGATTAAAACTTTCTGGATTTCTATGACCTTGATGACTAAACATCTAGTTgacataaaaacacaatttcagCAAGCACATCGGTTGTGACAGCAAGTTAAAACGATTACGCAATTATGCTAACAGGCTAACAATAAGTTAgttgtatataaataaagatgccttgaatttcatgttttaaaatgtcaatatTATTTGTAGTTTATTAAGTGATTCTTTCAAGtcccactagagggagcctgtgAGTAGTACTTTCATCACAATTTGAGAATCGCTGTTATAATAACAAATGGtggaaacacattgaattaaaaATGCTAAGATGGAATCATAAActcaaaataatgacaaatataTTGGGATAAGTCAACTTTGGTGTCCTGATGCTGAGATGATTCAATTTAATGGGAAATATGTGTTTAAATCGGAATCACGATCTTCCTCATGGGAATGACACAAAacggctccctctagtggtacgtgGAAGAATCGCTACTTAAACgttcaaactgtgcataatgttacaTTACACTTCAGTTGCATTTAAATTTAATACTTGCAATTATCTTTAAGAgtttgttttgcaaaaaaaaaaaaaatgtattttttattgaacttttacgcacaaacatttgtatttgattCATAATTTCAGTTTTAACCATAGTGTGAATTTTTCAAAACTGTACAGAATGTTATTTGGCCTAATGTTGGTCATGATGGTGGCACATGGAGAGGACAATGTCGAGTTTCAAATCTTTCAACTATTATTTCTGAGAATGAAACCACAAAATGAATCTACAACTTGTCACATTGATTTGAAGACTCGTGCTTAGTCGTGAGTTTGATGATGCTTTGTGGAAATGTCAAACAAATGCACATGTTGCTATAATGGTCGAAAATATATTCATGTTGATTATTTCTGATGGAAATCAAACTCAAATACATGTTTTGATTTGTAAATGTAGTTTTTAGTTCTGATTTGGACAAGTCAGTAGTGGACTTGGCACTAAAATAGATGCACATGTTGCTGTCATGTCAAATGGACAATATTTTAAcatctgggttttttttttagctggatATTGATGAGCCCCCATAAAATGACACTAAAATTGAAGCATAAGTTAAATACAAACATTAAAGTTAAGTTCTTGAGTCTTCATTTTGACTATTAGTGGGAATGAAAACAGAGTTGATGCACTACAAAGTTTACCCTGAGgttgtaatttttttgacaattattGTTGGTGAAAAAGCCACAACAGTAGATTCATATGCTCCtttgatgacaaaaaaataaaaaataaagaaaaatattttaaaggcGTATCTTTTGGACTTAGGTAGGGGTTAGTGTTTCAGTGACTATGCCTGAAGAAAAGTGGCATTacattacaaatacattttcctAGAATGACAAAATATCCATTTGTGTGAGAAAATAATACCAAAATGAGAAAAAGATGAAGATTTTAAAGTCTAATTTTTAGTCACATTGAGATTAATTCCTTGCGAAAATGACTCCAAAATAAGATGTGCATGTTCATATAATGGAAAACCTCAAATTTCATGAGCATTTTTTCCAAAACTGAAGGGCTCCACCACTCTCTTGTGATTTTATACATTCCTATtatgatttatatatatatatataaaaaaaaaagtcaattttgagTCTTCAGATTCCATTACGTGTATTTCTACACTGGCGAACGAACATTCTGAGTCTAGTTTGGAGACTTGACGTGAAGTTATCCATGTGAAAATGACACCAGGGTAAGATATTATTGATCCAAATGGaatgacaaatatttaaaatcatcctgctgctgctttttttttccccctctctcggCTAGCTCGACATTAAAGCGTACACGTCATTGCAGCAACACTGCAAAACTATTTCTCATCTGAAGCCATTTTGTCTTTCACCTGTTGTCACTTTCAGAAAGGAAATTTCAACCTCAAGAGTCCAaactagactttttttttttttttttcttccccatatGTGGATTTGTAGGAATGTATCAGTGTAGTTTAGAGTCTTGAGAAAAAATGGCggaatatgattaaaaaaaaaaaaaaaaaaagaaaaaaagaaatctgctgCTAGTGTGTGTAAATAATGCAATTCTCTATTCTGTGGAAACAAGCCCGCCGTCTTGTGCCTCCATTGTGTGCTGCTCATTTAGCGCCTTCCTTCCACTCCcagcatgacaacagtgtgtgtgcgtgcgcacaaTCAGAATTCAAATGGAGCTTTGAGGAGTTGTAACATGGCACTATTCCACATCATTTGGGCTACGTCCAACCCCCACAAAAATGCAACAATTTGCTAAACACATCCACAGGTCCTCAAAATATAgaatcaaaatgtaaaaaagtacAAGTGGCAAACTCACCCTCCCTTGGTTGAGCTCTCATCTCCCCCCCCAAAGTGTGCTGTCTCCTCGGCTCAGACGGTCCGGGTCCAGTCTGCCCCCCGCCCCGGGTAGCTCGGCGCAAGCATGCGTCGTCCCGAGAGGAGGAGGACTAACTACtgcgcacaaaaaaagttggtCAGCAAAAAGTTAGCCCCAAAAGTTTGGTCTTTGGCCGGGGCCCCCTCCCTGCATGTCGGTGTGCATCACTGCTTTCCTTTTTCAAGGCGATATGGACCACAGGTCAGCGTGGGAACCCTTGGGAGGTGGTGGGGGCTTAAGAgagaaaacataaataaataagacagtTCAAATAAGAGTATTGCAAAATGGACAACTTTGTGATGACTAAAGTGACAAAGCTtgacatttcttgaaaatattgtgtttatggTCAACAGGtcagatcacattttttttctcactcatcCATTTTGGACTAAAttgggattaaaaaaagaaaaagaaaaaagaatttaatccacaaaaaactaaaaaaataaaaaaataaaaaatacaaattgtgaatagaaaaaaaaaatgcgtaagGACTGAAGGTTACCGATGATTAACTCCATAAAATAAACcagaaaataaatagaaaactgTACATAATTTGGGAGTATTTTGCAATAATTTTGTCTTACTGTCTAtgcgctatttatttattacagtcTATATATCAGGTATGGACAACCTACGGCTTGTGGGCCATGTACGGCCTAGTAGAGCATTTAATCTGGCCCGCAgtgcaattttaaaaacaaataggtGAAATATTTAACCAACAAATACTCAtaatatgtaataaaaaaaaaaaaaatcagatttttattgggtttttttttcgtatttgtAACGTGCCCTATATATGCATACATTTAAAATCTAATAAATACATTCCAGATGACTTtctaaagttaaaaataaaaataaaatacaaaattgtgcATAATTTGGATTTGTTTAGTccaattcattttaaattattttgggataatttttgtttttctgtcttgGCCTATGTTGGTTCATACAGATTGGAAATCGATGGCTCGTGGGCCATATAAGGTCCGCCAAAGCACTTTATTCGGCCCACCATGcaattctataaaaaaaaacaaaaaactaaaaacttgtttaaaaaaaaaaaaagtttatatttaaatgcaatgaaacagTGTAAAATCATGTTTCAGATTATGATAGGGGATGTTAATGTTTGTACCTTCAAGTGTTctggagagttttttttcctattgGGGTCCTATCAGCTTCCTAAATTATGTAGAACAAAAGTTTACTATTATAAATTATAAATGTGGGATAAATGCTTGTGCTTTTTATGACAGCTTGAGAGTGAAGGAAACTCCTGCAGGTTTCTGACCCTTTGCAGTTCCTCCTCCTGACAAATGtgcatttaatattaaaaatgtattatttttaaacatttaataacggTTTTTGTGACTGTCTTCTTCAGGGACTTtcatagttttatttattttttgggggggcacaatTTCTGCAccggatgcccttcctgacactttttttttttctctcatgttGTTTAACTTCTAGGTGCAAGACATTTCTAATTGAACCATTATATAAATAGCTTACGTTCCCCCCATATATTTAAGTGCAGCAGTGGCTTACAATAATATTGGAAATATGTttagccaaaaaacaaaaaacaaaactaaatagatGTCTGGTTGTAATCAATTACTGGAGAGAGCCTCGCAGTGAATTTGGGGGTCTGAAAAGGCGAGGAAGGGGGCGTGCGTGCAGAGCTTGAGAGCCCACGTCACGTGGCCTGGCTCCTGGCCTCCCATTGGTCGGAGGCACGTGTCTGGGAGGACAGTGGGGAGACGTCACTCAAGGGGGGCTTCTCGTATGGAAAATAAGAAGCAAACTCCAGAGTGAGAGTATTAAGGCCATCACTTTTTTCGCGAGCCtctttatttagtttagtttgacgCCGTTCGCCGCCGCGCGGACGTCTCCGTAAAAGGTGCGCAAATGGCTCGGGCGCACTTATAACGGCAGCGACGCGGGGGCTATTATGTCCAAAAAGTATGCTTTTCTCCGAGGACGCTACCGCGAGGCTGTGCATGCCGCTCTCTAGCCattgttaattttgtttttatttattttctttttttacgattaaatccccccccccttaaGGTGCATCGGCGCGCGCCGGAGGAGAGCAAGAAAGGGGTTAAACGTAAagagagaaaggaaaaaaacgaGATGGAAGAGAACGAGCGCGGCAGCAGAGACGAGGCGGATCGGCACGAGTCGGCGGAATCCAACAGAGCCATCCTGCCTCTGCTGCAGGTGCAGGGCAACGCGCTGCAGAACCCGCACCGGGTCACCAACTTCTTCATCGACAACATCCTGAGGCCGGATTTCGGACGCAAAAAAGACACCGGGGCGAACCACCAGCACCAGCACCGACGCGGGGAGACTTTAtcgcccccgccgccgccgccgcctcctcctccgccgccgccgccaccgccggaGAGCCTCGGCAGCCCGGCCGCGCCTCAGACCGAGCCGGTGGGCAGCACGGTGCCCACGGAGGGCACCTCCACGCCGCACGCGGACGCCAAGAAGCCTGCAGCCATAGCCGCCGAGGAGCCCCTGAAAGCCCGCGGGGAGAGCGGAGACCAGTGCCTAAGCTCGGACTCGGACAGTTCCCAAGCCAGCACCAACGCAGCCCCGGTCCAGCAGCCCATGCTGTGGCCCGCCTGGGTGTACTGCACCCGCTACTCGGACAGGCCCTCTTCAGGTGGGTGGGTACGAACCCCGAAAAGCCCCGCAAAACTGACCGGCTTCGAGCTGTGCGCGTTGTGGGCCTCCACGTGTTTACATTTTCGATTAGGCCTATACTTCAAAtaattcacgttttttttttaagggaaaatataAATAGAACAAATAAATGCATGCGAGTTGCCTTAATTATTTGGGggtcaattattttaattttataaaacTAATTCTTGCTCATTGCATGTGCAAAATAACACTCGATCGGTTTCTCTCGATTTGCATGCAATTGCATgtccgatgtttttttttatttttatttcagaacAAGATTTGCAGGCGTAAACATGGGGGGGAAAATGTACGTGTCTTGCGTGGATCAAAATGAGTGGAGTACAACTTGTTCTCATGCATTATGTAGCTGGAGGAGGCGACTACTACGAGTtgtagtttgtgtgtgtgtatgaggaGACACACATACATCgcgatgtgtgtgtatatgtatatgtgcgttagcattaaaaataaagccTTGCGCCAAATTTATGCCCCAGCGCAGGATTTGTTAGGTTACTAAATGCATTATAATATCAGTAATTGTTTTAATAATTTGAAACGAAATTAAAATTGACTGCTAACCCTAAACTGAGGAAAGGTGCATtattgctatttaaaaaaaaataataataaaaaaggctcCTTCATgcggggattttttttaaattaatcatcTTAAGGCgcaaaagtggagaaaaaaaccGCACACCAGTGGTGAAAACACGCACATGTCCTCGGTTGCAGGTCCGAGATCCCGCAAACCAAAGAAGAAGAGCACCAGCAAGGAGGACAAGCGACCGCGCACGGCCTTCACCGCCGAGCAGCTGCAGAGACTCAAGACCGAGTTCCAGACCAACCGCTACCTGACCGAGCAGCGGCGCCAGAACCTGGCCCAGGAGCTGGGCCTGAACGAGTCCCAGATCAAGATCTGGTTCCAGAACAAGCGCGCCAAGATCAAGAAGGCCAACGGGGGCAAGAACTCGCTGGCCCTGCACCTGATGGCGCAGGGCCTGTACAACCACGCCACCGTCACCAAGGACGACAAATCCGACAGCGACTGAACATCAACCCTCCCCTcgattgggttgtttttttttcttttttctcttttcgtCTATCAAATCACACATAAATATAAAGCAAACTATACAGAGTATAGAGAAGCCAGCCCACATGATATAGAAATATTAAGATGCAATAATATCATCCAACAAGGGCCAGTTTAAGAGAGAATATACCAGCATAAATCCAGAGTCTGCAATATCACGTCTATATACAAGATGCTGTATAAAGTTGTCACTGTCTGTTTTCCCCGCCCAAGCAGGAGCTTCTAATTAATGAATTATGAATGCCATCTAGGATACATATATATGATATAATGATTGTCATTTTTACATCTGGCACTTCTATATGAGAAGAAGCAAGTccaaagaatgttttttttggttgtttgttgttgttgttgttcctgcTGCATCAAGGCTACTGTGAATTTCAAATCAATGCTAACTAacatcgtttttgtttttaaaatcatgtaTAGATatgaagagaaagagagagaagtcTATGGCATTATTTTCTAACGTTgcttatatatgtgtgtgtgtgtgttcgttttgttttttttattttaaatagcaATATCAATCACTGCTGTGTTAAATGAATGACTGCTGCCTCTATAGTGACCGTGTAGCATTCAACCACAAGCACTCATGCAGCTTGTGTTCTTGTTCAATCTCCGACAGTATTTGAGGACTTATGGCAAAAAGAAGGCATTCGTCTgtgactgtattaaaaaaaataacaatacttcACGTGTATTTATATAGATtctattgaggaaaaaaaaaaaaatctatcaaatGACCAGTGTTGCTTTAGAGTAGGTATCTGAGGTGTTTACACTGCTTGTTTCTCTcgcaataactttttttttcgtttttttttgtgaatggaaAATGTGTCTATGAGGCCTTTTTGCATGAACGCTGCAATTTGTTGTACTTGGGGGCAAACAGCTGTTTATAAAATGGACAAAAACGAGTGAGCAAGCTAAGTCTAGCTGTATTCATGTATcagggggtgggggcgggggtggggggggacctTTTTGCCTATCAGGGGCCATGAAAACTGAATCCAACAAATATTAGCATTTCGGGGGGATTTTTATTACAGTTTGTAGAATCGCTCTTGGGGTCCGCATACAGCCCACCGTCCGCAGTTTCCCCACCCTTTGCCATACGCCaaatttctttttgtttgtctttcatTGTGTtttctgttgtgcaaaaaaagtgtgtgtgaattaaacaaaaaaaatgatgatccACCAAACTGAAACACACTTTGCCTTAAAAAGTCCCCGCGTGGACTTTTTCTTGAAACATAACTGTGCCGAATCAGACAAGCAGTATtacttcaaaaaacaaacaaatgcagaCTATTCAAGATGAATGCCTTTTTGCAAACACTGCTGGTATACGACATCATGAATTTACTCATCAGCGTAAAGCTATCTATCTACAGTATATATATCTATGAACAATGCTTACATGAAACGACAGCACAGAGTTGTAgaatgctattttttattttatgttggaTGCTATCCTTTGGTATAAAGAAGAACAAAATCAAAAAGTGTACATAATTTGTATCATGTATTAAATGGTGTAATTAACTGCCTCCTGGAAATTGCAAAAGAGTAAATAAACCTTGAAGattatcaacaacaacaacaaaatactgttgtgtttttatcaGCCGGAATGTTTCACCTTAATGCTGcactggaacaaaaaaaaaacaaaaacaaaaaacaaaaacaaaaaacaaaaaaaaaaggtttatgttTTGAATGGCGCAATAATCCTCCTTGCCACGCAAACACCCACTCGGCAGGATGAAATTGGGATGAAAACGTTGCGAAAACATTATGCAAGAGAAAGCCTTGAACAATCCCCTGCAGCCGTgtcccccccccgccccaccgCCCCGACGACAACAATGGCCTATCTGCATTTTCATACTTGGGCCGCTAGTCTTTGTTTGTGCGGCCGCTGTCCTGTCTTCGCCACGGTCGGTCTTCCTCGCACCCTGCtggaaaacgaaaaaaaaaaaaaaacttccatcctggaaaaacaaaaaaaagtggaaggaAGGAGGGAGGTAGAGAAAGAGAAGGGGAGAGAAATGAAGGTCAAAGCCTGTCATGGCTGCAGGTGGCTGGTTTATACACCCCCCCCTCATACCCCTCTCTACCCCTTTCTTCCTCCACCCACCCCTCGCTAACCCATTCTCCACACAGAGCCTTCCCACCCAAACTCTCTTCCCCTTCTCTCACGCTCACACACATCTTACTATCAGCCGCCTTTATTATTTTCCTTCTtgcctgacacacacacacacacacacacacacacacacacacacacacacacacacacacgcacacacttcatTCATTTGTGCATGCACTTACCCGCTCTCGTGCTGCGTGAAAATATTCACAAGGCGCGAGAGGCTCCCGAAAAGTTCAGCTCGGGACATGGAATCATGAGCCGTCTTTAAAAGGAAAACCCGTACTGCTCAGACAAATTAATATACATaataaatagtaggggtgtgaattgcctagtacctgacgattcgattcgtatcacgattcacaggtcacgattcgattcgataccgattaatcccgatacgaatttataagtcgattgttgcgatttttttcattcaaatttagaaaatactaatcagtaagcttgtagagtgtaagatttatatgaaaatgtattatttatttatctgaaatttcagtcttatagaggttgtaatctgtttcatgtttgaacagcattaaaataaaatattaaggcttaatgttccgttcatataacatccttccatgctcaaggtgtgaatcctaaaaaaaaaaaaaaaaaaaaatcgattctgcccttattgaatcgattcgagaatcgcgcgatgtagtatcgcgatatatcgccgaatcgatttttttaacacccctaataaatagcAACTTAACAATTTAATAtactgcattttttattttttttattttattttttaaataatcgaaCTACAAAAACATGGCATGATTGTCAGGTAAGGTAAGCCGTCAGCTATAATCGCCCCATTCACTTACTGCACCATGGATTTCGGTTTCTATAGCTAATTACTAGACATTATCGTaaaacaatatactgtattgaTACGGGTTGGTTCTGACAACACTTCCGCCatcatgaagaaaaaacaaaacaaaaaacaaacaaaaaaaaaccaagaagTATTGCTATTGGTTGTACACAGTCATTAAATAGTTAACTGCAGAGACCTGTCAAACTccattgctaaccaaaacagcagctcaCACTGGTGCAGGCAG
This genomic window from Festucalex cinctus isolate MCC-2025b chromosome 20, RoL_Fcin_1.0, whole genome shotgun sequence contains:
- the en2a gene encoding homeobox protein engrailed-2a — protein: MEENERGSRDEADRHESAESNRAILPLLQVQGNALQNPHRVTNFFIDNILRPDFGRKKDTGANHQHQHRRGETLSPPPPPPPPPPPPPPPPESLGSPAAPQTEPVGSTVPTEGTSTPHADAKKPAAIAAEEPLKARGESGDQCLSSDSDSSQASTNAAPVQQPMLWPAWVYCTRYSDRPSSGPRSRKPKKKSTSKEDKRPRTAFTAEQLQRLKTEFQTNRYLTEQRRQNLAQELGLNESQIKIWFQNKRAKIKKANGGKNSLALHLMAQGLYNHATVTKDDKSDSD